The Montipora capricornis isolate CH-2021 chromosome 6, ASM3666992v2, whole genome shotgun sequence genome has a window encoding:
- the LOC138052091 gene encoding 110 kDa antigen-like produces MVLKPLVLLYLVASVGHISGIPLPQQDGPDPTEEPEETEEPEPTEEPEESEEPELSEEPEESEEPELSEEPEESEEPELSEEPEESEEPELSEEPEESEEPELSEEPEESEEPELSEEPEESEEPELSEEPEESEEPELSEEPEESEEPELTEEPEESEEPELGEEPEESEEPELTEEPEESEEPEATAQRARRK; encoded by the exons ATGGTTTTAAAACCTCTAGTTCTTCTTTATCTTGTGGCTTCAGTTGGACACATCTCAGGAATTCCTTTGCCACAACAAG ATGGCCCTGACCCCACTGAAGAACCAGAGGAAACTGAAGAACCTGAGCCCACTGAAGAACCAGAGGAAAGCGAGGAACCTGAGCTAAGTGAAGAACCAGAGGAAAGCGAGGAACCTGAGCTAAGTGAAGAACCAGAGGAAAGCGAGGAACCTGAGCTAAGTGAAGAACCAGAGGAAAGCGAGGAACCTGAGCTAAGTGAAGAACCAGAGGAAAGCGAGGAACCTGAGCTAAGTGAAGAACCAGAGGAAAGCGAGGAACCTGAGCTAAGTGAAGAACCAGAGGAAAGCGAGGAACCTGAGCTAAGTGAAGAACCAGAGGAAAGCGAGGAACCTGAGCTAAGTGAAGAACCAGAGGAAAGCGAGGAACCTGAGCTAACTGAAGAACCAGAGGAAAGCGAGGAACCTGAGCTAGGTGAAGAACCAGAGGAAAGCGAGGAACCTGAGCTAACTGAAGAACCAGAGGAAAGCGAAGAGCCAGAGGCAACTGCACAAAGGGCCAGAAGAAAGTGA